One segment of Zhihengliuella halotolerans DNA contains the following:
- a CDS encoding thioredoxin domain-containing protein, which yields MTNRLADAHSAYLLQHAHQGVDWWQYGSDAFAEADRRDVPVFLSIGYAACHWCHVMSAESFDDATIADYLNRNFVAVKVDREEHPDVDAVYMAATQTLTGQGGWPMSVFALPDGRTFHAGTYFPPAPRHGLPSFGQVLAGVNEAWSQRRTSVEEQAGHLAAHLGDMADAQRDLLGLSTLHDAAPGALEPVHAAVLARLAADEDTTGGFGPAPKFPPSSTLDYLLELASAGEHPEALELAGRTFEAMAAGALVDHVGGGFARYCVDAAWRVPHFEKMLYDNAQLLRHAARFAALSDDPDQRDLGARLARGTAGWMRRELLLTDADGRAAGLASSLDADTVMDDGTHIEGATYLFSRAELREAGTRCDVWETLEPLLAGRSPEEPAAPAGRVDAPGYDDVPVTVAFERVPDAAQWRAWDAVVPTLRQVRAGQAQPRRDEKVVAGWNGLAVRALAEAGLLLEEPEMLDLAARLGEYLWREHFSAEDAALARLAYRPGGGLLEDYAGVALGFQALATVAGHVPRQGASADVSGGADLEAGTAPGEWVRRAGEVLAAAEGRFGLAAGGEARDAPKTELLSAARGGRAPMEGLDSATPSALALYATALLNQGGFEAEPAKVGRAGELVDHVRRVGAKAPAQFGTALAAAVRVERDASLAVAGGTDAERAACLRLAVRGGAIALEADADVVPETRDAPALARGKTPGADGGLRAYLCRSHVCAAPVGDAAALEAAMCRRPRS from the coding sequence ATGACGAATCGACTAGCGGACGCGCATTCGGCCTACCTGCTCCAGCATGCGCATCAGGGAGTCGACTGGTGGCAGTACGGGTCGGACGCGTTCGCCGAGGCCGACCGCCGCGACGTGCCCGTCTTCCTCTCCATCGGCTACGCAGCCTGCCACTGGTGCCACGTCATGTCCGCCGAAAGCTTCGACGATGCGACGATCGCCGACTACCTCAACCGGAACTTCGTCGCGGTCAAGGTCGACCGCGAGGAGCACCCCGACGTCGACGCCGTCTACATGGCGGCCACGCAGACCCTCACCGGCCAAGGCGGCTGGCCCATGAGCGTCTTCGCGCTGCCCGACGGTCGCACCTTCCACGCCGGCACCTACTTCCCGCCCGCACCGCGTCACGGCCTGCCGTCCTTCGGGCAGGTTCTCGCCGGCGTGAACGAGGCCTGGAGTCAGCGCCGCACCTCCGTCGAGGAGCAGGCCGGCCACCTCGCCGCGCATCTCGGCGACATGGCCGACGCCCAGCGCGACCTCCTCGGCCTCTCGACCCTGCACGACGCCGCCCCGGGAGCGCTCGAACCCGTGCACGCCGCCGTGCTCGCTCGGCTCGCAGCCGACGAGGACACCACCGGCGGGTTCGGGCCGGCTCCCAAGTTCCCGCCGTCGTCGACTCTCGACTACCTGCTCGAGCTCGCCTCCGCGGGAGAGCATCCCGAAGCTCTGGAACTCGCCGGTCGCACGTTCGAGGCGATGGCCGCCGGAGCCCTCGTCGACCACGTCGGCGGCGGCTTCGCCCGCTACTGCGTCGACGCCGCCTGGCGCGTGCCGCACTTCGAGAAGATGCTCTACGACAACGCCCAGTTGCTGCGCCATGCCGCCCGGTTCGCCGCACTCTCCGACGACCCCGACCAGCGGGATCTCGGCGCCCGGCTCGCACGCGGCACCGCGGGCTGGATGCGCCGCGAACTACTGCTCACGGACGCGGACGGGCGCGCGGCCGGCCTGGCCTCCTCGCTCGACGCCGACACCGTGATGGACGACGGCACCCACATCGAGGGCGCCACCTACCTCTTCAGCCGGGCTGAGCTACGCGAGGCCGGAACGCGCTGTGACGTCTGGGAGACGCTCGAACCGCTGCTCGCCGGCCGCTCACCCGAGGAGCCCGCGGCCCCCGCGGGCCGCGTCGACGCCCCCGGGTACGACGACGTCCCGGTCACCGTGGCCTTCGAGCGTGTCCCCGACGCCGCGCAGTGGCGGGCGTGGGACGCCGTCGTGCCGACGCTGCGTCAGGTGCGGGCAGGGCAGGCCCAGCCGCGGCGGGACGAGAAGGTCGTCGCCGGCTGGAACGGGCTCGCCGTGCGAGCGCTGGCCGAAGCCGGGCTGCTGCTCGAGGAGCCGGAGATGTTGGACCTCGCCGCGCGGTTGGGTGAGTACCTGTGGCGCGAGCACTTCAGCGCCGAAGACGCCGCACTGGCCCGGCTCGCCTACCGCCCCGGCGGCGGCCTGCTCGAGGACTATGCGGGAGTCGCGCTCGGCTTCCAGGCGCTCGCGACGGTTGCGGGGCACGTGCCGCGGCAGGGCGCCAGCGCGGATGTCTCGGGCGGGGCGGATCTGGAGGCCGGTACCGCGCCGGGCGAGTGGGTGCGGCGCGCTGGTGAGGTGCTGGCCGCGGCTGAGGGTCGGTTCGGGCTGGCCGCCGGCGGGGAGGCGCGGGACGCCCCGAAGACTGAGCTGCTCTCAGCGGCCCGCGGTGGCCGGGCCCCGATGGAGGGACTGGATTCAGCGACGCCGAGCGCGCTCGCGCTGTACGCCACGGCCCTGCTGAACCAGGGCGGGTTCGAAGCGGAGCCCGCGAAGGTCGGGCGCGCGGGCGAGCTCGTCGACCACGTGCGGCGCGTGGGCGCCAAGGCCCCGGCGCAGTTCGGAACGGCACTCGCGGCCGCCGTCCGCGTAGAGCGGGATGCGAGCCTGGCCGTCGCCGGCGGCACCGACGCCGAGCGGGCGGCGTGCCTTCGTCTCGCCGTGCGGGGCGGGGCGATCGCGCTCGAGGCGGACGCCGACGTCGTACCCGAGACGCGGGACGCACCCGCGCTGGCGCGGGGCAAGACGCCCGGCGCCGACGGAGGCCTCCGCGCCTATCTGTGCCGCTCACACGTGTGCGCGGCGCCCGTGGGCGACGCGGCCGCGCTGGAGGCGGCTATGTGCCGACGACCGCGATCATGA
- the greA gene encoding transcription elongation factor GreA, with translation MSTNNEAAVWLTQEAFDRLSAELEHLQGPGRQEIVDRIEQARSEGDLKENGGYHAAREEQSKAEGRILYLKDLLEKAHVGESPANDGTVEPGTLVEAIIAGEKTTFLLGSREVAGDTDLEVYSEKSPIGAAVHGKKIGDKLSYQAPNGRKIEVEILAAKPFTG, from the coding sequence GTGTCTACGAACAACGAAGCCGCAGTGTGGCTCACCCAGGAGGCTTTCGACCGCCTCAGCGCTGAGCTCGAGCACCTGCAGGGTCCGGGCCGCCAGGAGATCGTGGACCGCATCGAGCAGGCGCGTTCCGAAGGCGACCTCAAGGAGAACGGCGGCTACCACGCGGCCCGCGAGGAGCAGTCCAAGGCCGAGGGGCGCATCCTGTACCTGAAGGACCTGCTCGAGAAGGCGCACGTCGGCGAGTCGCCGGCGAACGACGGCACCGTCGAACCCGGCACGCTCGTCGAGGCGATCATCGCCGGCGAGAAGACCACCTTCCTGCTCGGCAGTCGCGAGGTGGCTGGAGACACGGACCTCGAGGTCTACAGCGAGAAGTCCCCGATCGGCGCCGCAGTGCACGGCAAGAAGATCGGCGACAAGCTCTCCTACCAGGCGCCCAACGGCCGCAAGATCGAGGTCGAGATCCTCGCTGCCAAGCCCTTCACGGGCTAG
- a CDS encoding DUF4307 domain-containing protein codes for MTSRSSENATTAPAGAGSTDPAPSLANRYGAPKRPLGRRLKIGLGAGALVVGVGLAAYAGIANTHQINYDDVAFQIESETSAQVTFHVEKNAADVVQCGVQVLDDTYAVVGWKTVTLEASGENGRESTRRTVEVRTEYLGVSGNVGDCWSL; via the coding sequence ATGACTTCCCGATCCTCCGAAAACGCGACGACCGCGCCCGCCGGGGCCGGATCCACCGATCCTGCTCCCAGCCTAGCCAATCGCTATGGCGCCCCCAAGCGGCCCCTGGGCCGGCGCCTGAAAATCGGGCTGGGTGCGGGCGCTCTCGTGGTCGGCGTCGGGCTGGCGGCCTACGCCGGCATCGCCAACACCCACCAGATCAACTACGACGACGTCGCGTTCCAGATCGAGTCCGAGACCAGTGCCCAGGTGACCTTCCACGTCGAGAAGAACGCGGCCGACGTCGTGCAGTGCGGGGTGCAGGTGCTGGACGATACGTACGCCGTCGTCGGATGGAAAACGGTGACGCTCGAGGCCAGCGGCGAGAACGGACGCGAATCCACGCGGCGCACCGTGGAAGTGCGCACGGAATACCTCGGCGTCTCGGGTAACGTTGGCGATTGCTGGTCGCTGTAG
- the mca gene encoding mycothiol conjugate amidase Mca produces the protein MAAYLAAGARVMVASCTGGERGDILNAAVGELAHAHRDLPGVRRMEMAEAAAAIGVEHRWIGYVDSGLPEGEPLPPLPPGCFALQPVERAAAPLVKLIREFKPQVMTTYDENGGYPHPDHIQCHNVSVFAFEAAADPEFRPELGEPWSVAKLYYDRGFSPDRFLTLHRGMLDAGMESPYAERVKFLEENPDHELFSWVKSHPTTTKVYAGEFFDTRDTALRSHRTQIDPDGFFFAVPNEVAGLHYPWEDFTLARSRVPGYELADDAPESDLFEGLR, from the coding sequence ATGGCCGCCTACCTCGCCGCGGGAGCCCGCGTTATGGTGGCTTCATGCACCGGCGGCGAGCGCGGCGACATCCTGAACGCGGCCGTCGGCGAACTAGCGCACGCCCACCGCGATCTGCCCGGCGTCCGGCGCATGGAGATGGCGGAGGCGGCGGCCGCGATCGGCGTGGAGCACCGGTGGATCGGCTACGTCGACTCGGGCCTGCCCGAGGGCGAGCCCCTGCCCCCGCTGCCGCCGGGGTGCTTCGCGTTGCAGCCCGTCGAGCGGGCCGCGGCGCCCCTGGTGAAGCTGATCCGCGAGTTCAAGCCGCAGGTCATGACGACTTACGACGAGAACGGCGGCTACCCGCACCCGGACCACATCCAGTGCCACAACGTGTCCGTCTTCGCCTTCGAGGCCGCGGCCGACCCGGAGTTCCGTCCCGAGCTGGGCGAGCCGTGGAGCGTGGCGAAGCTCTACTACGACCGCGGCTTCTCACCCGATCGATTCCTGACCCTGCACCGCGGCATGCTCGACGCCGGGATGGAATCGCCCTACGCCGAGCGGGTGAAGTTCCTCGAGGAGAATCCCGATCACGAGCTGTTCAGCTGGGTGAAGAGCCACCCGACGACGACGAAGGTGTACGCCGGGGAGTTCTTCGACACGCGGGATACCGCGCTACGGTCCCACCGCACCCAGATCGACCCCGACGGGTTCTTCTTCGCCGTTCCCAACGAGGTTGCCGGCCTGCACTACCCGTGGGAGGACTTCACGCTGGCCCGGAGCCGCGTTCCGGGCTACGAGCTCGCCGACGATGCGCCGGAGTCGGACCTCTTCGAGGGACTGCGCTGA